In a single window of the Microbacterium sp. SL75 genome:
- a CDS encoding molybdopterin oxidoreductase family protein — MSVSSADTHCPYCALQCAMTVTHEGSTTVAGRDFPTNRGGLCAKGWTSAELLASPHRLRMPLLRQPDGTLAETTWAEALDAVAAAFRDTKATHGPDANAIFGGGGLTNEKAYQLGKFARVALGTSRIDYNGRFCMSSAAAASNRAFGMDRGLPFPVTDLEDASTILLLGSNVAATMPPFLAHLTGARAAGGLIVVDPRRSATARLTEDGAGTHLQPAPGTDLPLLLGLTHIAFAEGLADRAYGEERTTGFDAVRRSVSAWWPERTASTTGVPVAELRATVRRLAAGRAYILTGRGVEQHVDGTATATAAINLALVLGLVGREGSGYGTLTGQGNGQGGREHGQKADQLPGYRSIRDPEARRHVAGVWGVDPDELPDAGIPATALLAELGGPVKTLLVAGSNVVVSAPDVEAVRAGLDALDTLIVCDFFLSETAELADIVLPVLQWAEEEGTMTSLEGRVIRRRRALPGPEGARSELWILAEIARRLGAASTWSVNPSEVFDELARASEGGVADYSGLSHALLDTGVEAYWPYRSSSTPRPFAERFAHSDGRARLVPVDATPPAPTDRGGELTLTTGRYLQQYQSGTQTRRVAELNGARPEARLEIHPATASRLGIREGALVAVSNERGEVRARATVTTDIRHDTVFLPFHYTGDECANRLTEAIVDPTSAMPEFKRTRVRVQAIPDATTPPISHATASPVVVAEHPGVGPVLVGVARGSAPSAPPSGALSPRTASSRTPSSRTASSRTPSSRTEEETRV; from the coding sequence ATGTCCGTGAGCTCCGCCGACACCCACTGCCCCTACTGCGCGCTGCAGTGCGCCATGACCGTGACCCACGAGGGGTCCACCACGGTCGCCGGCCGCGACTTCCCCACCAACCGGGGAGGGCTCTGCGCCAAGGGCTGGACGTCGGCGGAGCTTCTGGCATCCCCCCACAGACTCCGGATGCCGCTGCTCCGGCAACCCGACGGCACCCTCGCCGAAACCACCTGGGCTGAGGCTCTGGATGCCGTCGCAGCAGCATTCCGCGACACGAAGGCCACCCACGGACCCGACGCCAACGCCATCTTCGGCGGCGGCGGACTCACCAACGAGAAGGCGTACCAGCTCGGCAAGTTCGCCCGCGTCGCGCTCGGCACCTCGCGCATCGACTACAACGGCCGGTTCTGCATGTCGTCGGCGGCAGCGGCATCCAATCGCGCATTCGGCATGGATCGGGGGCTGCCTTTCCCGGTCACCGACCTCGAGGACGCCTCGACCATCCTGCTGCTCGGCTCGAACGTCGCCGCGACCATGCCGCCGTTCCTCGCACACCTCACCGGGGCCCGCGCCGCGGGCGGCCTGATCGTCGTCGACCCGCGCCGCTCGGCCACCGCGCGACTCACCGAAGACGGCGCCGGCACCCACCTGCAGCCCGCACCCGGAACCGACCTGCCCCTGCTGCTCGGCCTCACGCACATCGCCTTCGCCGAGGGTCTCGCCGACCGTGCCTATGGTGAGGAGCGCACGACGGGCTTCGACGCGGTGCGGCGATCCGTCTCCGCGTGGTGGCCGGAGCGAACGGCATCCACCACCGGTGTTCCCGTCGCCGAGCTGCGGGCCACCGTGCGGCGCCTCGCCGCGGGCCGCGCCTACATCCTCACCGGACGCGGCGTCGAGCAGCACGTCGACGGCACCGCCACCGCGACCGCCGCGATCAACCTCGCGCTCGTGCTGGGCCTGGTCGGCCGCGAGGGCTCGGGCTACGGCACCCTCACCGGCCAGGGCAACGGCCAGGGCGGACGCGAGCACGGCCAGAAGGCCGACCAGCTGCCCGGCTACCGCTCCATCCGCGACCCCGAGGCCCGCCGGCACGTCGCCGGGGTGTGGGGCGTCGATCCGGATGAGCTTCCGGATGCCGGGATCCCGGCCACCGCCCTGCTCGCCGAGCTCGGCGGGCCGGTGAAGACGCTGCTGGTCGCCGGATCGAACGTCGTCGTCTCGGCTCCCGACGTCGAGGCCGTGCGGGCGGGGCTCGACGCCCTCGACACCCTGATCGTCTGCGACTTCTTCCTCAGCGAGACCGCGGAGCTCGCCGACATCGTGCTGCCCGTGCTGCAGTGGGCCGAAGAGGAAGGGACCATGACCTCGCTCGAGGGCCGCGTCATTCGCCGCCGCCGAGCGCTGCCGGGGCCCGAAGGTGCCCGCAGCGAGCTGTGGATCCTGGCCGAGATCGCGCGGCGCCTGGGCGCGGCATCCACCTGGTCGGTGAATCCGTCCGAGGTGTTCGACGAGCTCGCCCGCGCGTCGGAGGGCGGCGTCGCCGACTACTCCGGCCTCTCGCACGCCCTGCTCGACACCGGCGTCGAGGCGTACTGGCCGTATCGCTCTTCGAGCACTCCCCGTCCGTTCGCGGAGCGCTTCGCCCACTCCGACGGGCGGGCGCGCCTGGTGCCGGTGGATGCAACTCCCCCGGCGCCGACCGACCGCGGCGGCGAGCTGACCCTCACCACCGGCCGCTACCTGCAGCAGTACCAGTCGGGCACCCAGACCCGCCGCGTCGCCGAGCTGAACGGCGCCCGCCCCGAGGCGCGGCTCGAGATCCACCCCGCGACGGCGTCGCGGCTCGGCATCCGCGAGGGTGCGCTGGTCGCCGTGTCGAACGAGCGGGGCGAGGTACGGGCACGGGCAACGGTGACCACCGACATCCGCCACGACACCGTCTTCTTGCCGTTCCACTACACCGGCGACGAGTGCGCCAACCGTCTCACCGAAGCCATCGTCGACCCGACCTCGGCCATGCCCGAGTTCAAGCGCACGCGGGTGCGGGTGCAGGCGATCCCGGATGCCACGACCCCGCCGATCTCTCACGCCACGGCCTCGCCGGTCGTCGTGGCGGAGCACCCGGGTGTGGGGCCCGTGCTCGTCGGGGTCGCGAGAGGTTCGGCGCCGAGCGCTCCGCCGTCGGGCGCCCTGTCGCCGAGAACAGCGTCGTCACGCACACCGTCGTCGCGCACAGCGTCGTCGCGCACACCGTCTTCGCGCACCGAGGAGGAGACCCGTGTCTGA